Proteins encoded by one window of Vampirovibrionales bacterium:
- a CDS encoding DEAD/DEAH box helicase produces MTQLPLEARIQAAFDRQFPFTLDDFQQEAIAQIAEGHSVVVCAPTGSGKTLIAEYALIRAMETGRAIFYTTPLKALSNQKFHDFGQAYGAENVGLLTGDTSINRDAPIIVMTTEIFRNMLYGLIDDSRLLDRVAYVILDECHYMNDAQRGTVWEESIIYCPEFIQIIALSATVANAHELTDWINEAHHDTRLIMSDFRPVPLRFFYYNRKDLAPLLERDGQMNRKLKFEDRSRGAGKKQRPYVPNALIEEMAERHMLPAIFFTFSRDGCDKALRETHGLRLVTRDEAQALEEAVDSFVLQYPFLARHAHLDALKRGVASHHAGLLPALKLLVERLFQQGLIKVVFATETLAAGINMPARATVITTLSKRTDHGHRLLNASEFLQMSGRAGRRGMDEVGYVVVVGSAYEGAPEAALLATSQADPLNSQFTPTYGMVLNLLQRHGLEEVEFLISKSFGQFTWERRMAPLREETDAKRAQLAQYHAILEEAGLTEKSFGDLLKVRALVHDSHRAIRTLKTQIKRYGNAPEIAAQLSREQGKLANLETTLHAAPCNISGLLARHKRLDVKLWKLKREIRGMEKRLDEDHGYYWRRFLGLYELLKEIGQLDERDKPAPAGILTGQIRAENELFVSMLIQDGAFEGLMPSEMAGAACAMSFDSNRENLYSHFPTSPATQAALSTGLQAAKRLRRLQEKHRVQAPILLNPVASGLIEAWAQGLPWDQVTSATNIAEGDLVRIVRRTADLLRQFSRIPGMPLSVAQASRAALPLIMRDPVREVEMPIPAEEPPPLADPASSGIAPENAAPPAPAG; encoded by the coding sequence ATGACCCAACTCCCTCTGGAAGCGCGCATTCAAGCCGCCTTCGACCGACAGTTCCCCTTTACGCTCGATGATTTTCAGCAGGAGGCCATCGCGCAAATCGCCGAAGGCCATAGCGTGGTGGTCTGCGCCCCGACCGGCAGCGGCAAGACGCTGATCGCCGAATACGCGCTGATTCGCGCGATGGAAACCGGTCGCGCCATCTTCTACACCACCCCGCTCAAAGCCCTCAGTAACCAGAAATTCCACGACTTCGGCCAGGCCTACGGCGCCGAAAACGTGGGGCTGCTCACCGGCGATACGTCCATTAATCGCGACGCGCCGATTATCGTGATGACGACTGAAATCTTCCGCAACATGCTTTATGGCCTGATCGACGACAGCCGCCTGCTGGATCGCGTGGCCTACGTGATTCTCGATGAATGCCACTACATGAATGACGCGCAACGCGGCACCGTGTGGGAGGAAAGCATCATCTACTGCCCGGAATTCATCCAGATTATCGCGCTGAGCGCCACGGTGGCCAACGCCCATGAGCTGACCGACTGGATTAACGAGGCCCATCACGACACGCGGCTCATTATGAGCGATTTTCGGCCCGTGCCGCTGCGTTTCTTCTATTACAACCGAAAAGATCTGGCCCCGCTGCTGGAGCGCGACGGCCAGATGAACCGTAAACTGAAGTTTGAAGATCGCAGTCGCGGCGCCGGTAAAAAGCAGCGTCCCTACGTACCCAACGCGCTGATCGAAGAAATGGCCGAGCGTCACATGCTCCCGGCCATCTTCTTTACCTTCAGTCGCGACGGTTGTGACAAGGCGCTGCGCGAGACCCATGGCCTGCGACTGGTGACGCGCGACGAGGCCCAGGCGCTGGAAGAAGCCGTTGACAGCTTTGTGCTCCAGTATCCGTTTCTGGCCCGGCATGCGCATCTCGATGCCCTCAAACGCGGTGTGGCGAGCCATCATGCGGGACTGCTGCCCGCCCTGAAGCTCTTGGTGGAAAGGCTCTTTCAACAAGGCCTCATTAAAGTCGTCTTCGCCACCGAGACGTTGGCCGCAGGGATTAACATGCCTGCGCGCGCGACCGTCATTACCACGCTGTCCAAACGGACGGATCACGGCCATCGCCTGCTGAATGCAAGCGAATTCCTGCAAATGTCCGGTCGCGCGGGCCGTCGCGGCATGGACGAGGTCGGCTACGTCGTCGTCGTGGGGTCGGCTTACGAAGGCGCGCCCGAAGCGGCCCTGCTCGCCACGAGTCAGGCCGATCCGCTCAACAGCCAGTTTACGCCGACCTATGGCATGGTCCTGAACCTGCTGCAACGGCACGGGCTGGAAGAAGTCGAGTTCCTGATCTCCAAAAGCTTCGGCCAGTTTACGTGGGAGCGCCGCATGGCCCCGCTGCGCGAAGAAACCGATGCCAAGCGCGCGCAATTGGCGCAGTATCACGCCATTCTCGAAGAGGCCGGGCTGACCGAAAAAAGTTTTGGCGATCTCCTGAAAGTCCGCGCGCTGGTCCACGACAGCCATCGGGCGATCCGCACGCTGAAAACCCAGATCAAGCGCTACGGCAACGCCCCGGAAATCGCCGCCCAGTTGTCGCGCGAACAGGGCAAGCTCGCCAATCTGGAAACCACGCTGCATGCGGCGCCCTGTAATATTTCCGGCCTGCTGGCGCGTCACAAGCGCCTCGACGTTAAACTCTGGAAGCTCAAACGCGAAATCCGCGGGATGGAAAAGCGCCTGGACGAAGACCATGGCTATTACTGGCGTCGGTTTCTGGGCCTGTACGAACTGCTGAAAGAAATCGGCCAGCTCGACGAGCGCGACAAACCCGCCCCCGCCGGGATACTCACCGGACAGATTCGCGCGGAAAACGAGCTGTTCGTCTCCATGCTGATTCAGGACGGGGCTTTTGAAGGCCTGATGCCTTCTGAAATGGCGGGCGCAGCCTGTGCGATGAGCTTTGACAGCAACCGCGAGAATCTCTACAGCCACTTTCCGACGTCTCCCGCCACGCAGGCGGCTTTATCCACTGGGCTTCAGGCGGCCAAGCGCTTGCGCCGCCTTCAGGAAAAACATCGCGTGCAGGCGCCGATTCTGCTCAATCCGGTGGCCAGCGGCCTCATTGAGGCTTGGGCGCAGGGCCTGCCCTGGGATCAGGTGACGTCGGCGACCAACATCGCGGAAGGCGATCTCGTACGTATTGTGCGTCGCACGGCCGATTTGCTGCGGCAATTCAGCCGGATTCCCGGCATGCCGCTGAGTGTGGCGCAGGCCTCGCGCGCCGCCCTGCCGCTGATTATGCGCGACCCGGTGCGCGAGGTCGAAATGCCAATCCCTGCCGAGGAGCCGCCGCCGCTGGCGGATCCTGCGTCAAGCGGCATCGCGCCCGAAAACGCGGCCCCGCCCGCGCCCGCTGGCTAA
- a CDS encoding flagellar hook basal-body protein — translation MVLEGRLTYQGDGMSISTRAMNATTTLMNIHTDNIAHFGLPGYQRRTPVVTSFIEYLGANAVDKAVDTQVGRIRKSGNPLDVALFTQGYFQKRLPSGAVELTRDGRMRLDKDGFLLSLDGRPVLGANGAPIRFPLIPANPERDILINGSGDIRVYDEASTKTLDVGRLGVVQQDGSALSAIDVRQGHVEDSNVMLQNEFVSLLPLRRQFEANRQLFIMQSDTLSRTIQELGRPS, via the coding sequence ATGGTTTTAGAAGGACGCCTGACGTATCAGGGCGATGGGATGAGCATCTCCACCCGCGCGATGAACGCCACTACCACGTTGATGAACATCCACACGGATAACATCGCGCATTTCGGCCTGCCGGGCTATCAGCGACGCACCCCGGTGGTCACCTCATTTATCGAATATCTCGGCGCCAATGCGGTCGACAAGGCCGTCGATACGCAGGTGGGCCGGATCCGAAAGTCCGGTAATCCGCTCGACGTAGCGCTGTTTACCCAGGGTTATTTCCAGAAACGCCTGCCGTCGGGCGCGGTGGAATTGACGCGCGACGGTCGCATGCGCCTCGATAAAGACGGCTTTCTGCTCTCGCTCGACGGGCGCCCGGTCCTGGGCGCCAATGGCGCGCCGATTCGCTTTCCGCTCATTCCCGCCAACCCGGAGCGCGACATCCTGATTAACGGCAGCGGCGATATTCGCGTCTACGATGAAGCCTCGACCAAGACCCTCGATGTCGGCCGCCTCGGCGTCGTCCAGCAGGACGGATCGGCCTTAAGCGCCATCGACGTGCGTCAGGGCCATGTCGAAGACTCTAACGTGATGCTGCAAAACGAATTTGTCAGCCTCTTGCCGCTGCGTCGCCAGTTTGAAGCCAACCGACAGCTTTTTATCATGCAGAGCGACACGCTCTCGCGCACGATTCAGGAATTGGGCCGTCCGTCGTAA
- a CDS encoding flagellar hook basal-body protein, whose protein sequence is MIQNIMTQAVDAANRQFETLDRVAQNVANINTTGYKIKRFEQYIRPGGEVAGVERQDYSQGSLMVSNRELDVAIDGPGFIPVTQPDGVTAFTRDGSFSKNRDGYLVTQYGDLVGEGIQLPVNYDKLQITASGEVKALLPGKLEPTLLGKIKVVNFANPEGLQSAGYNKLLPTEASGEPQPTGENVALKQGMVERANVNVLYQIDQVLRLNAGVLSNMRIAKFTDEIYRQSVNLKQ, encoded by the coding sequence ATGATCCAGAACATCATGACCCAGGCCGTGGACGCCGCCAATCGGCAGTTCGAGACGCTGGATCGCGTGGCGCAGAACGTCGCCAACATTAATACCACCGGTTACAAGATCAAGCGCTTTGAGCAGTACATTCGCCCCGGCGGCGAAGTGGCGGGCGTCGAGCGTCAAGACTACTCGCAAGGCTCGCTGATGGTCAGCAACCGCGAACTCGACGTCGCCATCGACGGCCCCGGCTTCATTCCCGTCACCCAGCCCGATGGCGTGACGGCCTTTACGCGCGACGGCAGCTTCAGCAAAAACCGCGACGGCTATCTGGTCACCCAGTACGGCGATCTGGTCGGCGAAGGCATTCAGTTGCCGGTGAATTACGACAAACTGCAAATCACCGCCAGCGGCGAGGTCAAGGCCCTCCTGCCGGGCAAACTGGAGCCGACCCTGCTGGGCAAAATCAAGGTCGTGAATTTCGCTAACCCCGAAGGCCTGCAATCGGCGGGTTACAACAAGCTCTTGCCCACCGAGGCCTCTGGCGAGCCGCAGCCGACGGGCGAAAACGTCGCCCTGAAGCAGGGCATGGTCGAGCGCGCCAACGTCAACGTCCTGTATCAAATCGATCAGGTGCTGCGCCTCAATGCAGGCGTGCTGTCGAACATGCGTATCGCCAAATTCACCGATGAAATCTATCGCCAGTCGGTCAACCTCAAGCAGTAA
- the flgC gene encoding flagellar basal body rod protein FlgC, which produces MTLNSSFDIASQGLDASSSRLQTHANNIANLNTPYYQRKIPILVENNETTFENILGQMRNGVLKAGISASPGGVEMAGVALDPTPGRRVYQPGHPQADKDGYVTYSNVNPLTDMADATVSQRAYEANLGVISMAKAMANRALEIGRGQ; this is translated from the coding sequence ATGACGCTTAACAGTTCGTTCGATATCGCCTCTCAGGGCCTCGACGCTTCGTCTTCGCGCCTGCAAACGCACGCCAATAACATCGCCAACCTCAACACGCCCTATTACCAGCGCAAGATCCCGATTCTGGTTGAGAACAACGAAACGACGTTTGAAAACATCCTGGGCCAGATGCGCAACGGCGTGCTGAAGGCCGGCATCAGCGCCTCGCCGGGCGGCGTGGAGATGGCGGGCGTGGCGCTCGACCCGACCCCCGGCCGTCGCGTCTATCAGCCTGGCCATCCGCAGGCCGATAAAGACGGCTACGTCACGTATTCCAACGTCAACCCGCTGACCGACATGGCAGACGCCACCGTCAGCCAGCGCGCCTACGAGGCCAATCTCGGCGTGATCAGCATGGCGAAAGCCATGGCCAACCGCGCCCTTGAAATCGGCCGGGGCCAATAG
- a CDS encoding lytic transglycosylase domain-containing protein, with translation MMSSGSSMGISGLMAGGGIESIDARIQQIEAMIRSVEGSRKPAVGASGKPAGAFSAQLQRSAVAGGGFPGMAQAPTGTMAERAKALQPLIQQYCDQHGVDSALITALVRQESGFNPQAVSGAGACGLMQLMPATAKSLGVQNAFDPAQNLEAGIRYFKGKLSEFNGNIPLALAAYNAGSGAVARHGGVPPYRETQQYVRNILGAYLRQKQQA, from the coding sequence ATGATGAGCAGCGGATCGTCTATGGGAATCAGCGGCCTGATGGCCGGCGGCGGCATCGAGTCAATCGACGCCCGCATCCAGCAAATCGAAGCCATGATTCGCAGCGTCGAAGGGTCCCGAAAGCCCGCCGTCGGCGCAAGCGGCAAACCTGCCGGGGCGTTCAGCGCGCAGTTACAACGCAGCGCCGTCGCTGGCGGCGGATTCCCCGGTATGGCGCAAGCCCCGACCGGCACGATGGCTGAGCGCGCCAAGGCCCTGCAACCGCTGATTCAGCAATATTGCGACCAGCACGGCGTCGATTCCGCGCTGATTACCGCGCTGGTGCGGCAAGAATCCGGTTTTAACCCGCAAGCCGTCTCCGGCGCCGGCGCCTGCGGCCTGATGCAACTGATGCCCGCCACCGCCAAATCCCTCGGCGTCCAAAACGCCTTCGACCCGGCGCAAAACCTGGAGGCGGGTATTCGCTACTTCAAGGGCAAACTATCCGAATTCAACGGGAATATTCCGCTGGCGCTGGCCGCCTATAACGCGGGTTCCGGCGCCGTGGCGCGCCATGGCGGGGTGCCGCCCTACCGCGAAACCCAGCAATACGTCCGCAACATTCTGGGCGCCTACCTGCGCCAGAAGCAACAGGCCTGA
- the fliE gene encoding flagellar hook-basal body complex protein FliE — protein MKSPYVNQLSMGDGFSLKTSGALKGSLTHFAAPSVSGAGGPSFKNVMMKTVEGLNSTVNAPDKMMQEAITNGTYDVHDVMIASAKAELAVTIASQITTKVVQAYDKILQIQI, from the coding sequence ATGAAATCCCCTTACGTCAATCAGCTCAGTATGGGCGACGGCTTCTCGCTTAAGACGAGCGGCGCGCTCAAAGGCAGCCTCACGCATTTCGCCGCCCCCTCTGTCTCGGGCGCTGGCGGGCCGTCGTTTAAAAACGTGATGATGAAAACCGTCGAAGGCTTGAATTCTACCGTCAACGCCCCCGACAAAATGATGCAGGAAGCCATCACCAACGGCACGTACGACGTCCACGACGTGATGATCGCCAGCGCCAAGGCCGAACTCGCTGTGACCATCGCGTCGCAGATCACGACCAAGGTCGTGCAGGCTTACGATAAAATCCTGCAAATCCAGATTTAG